TTGAAGCTGGTGCAAATATTTTTGTTGCTGGTTCATATATTTTTTCTGGAGATTATAAGGAAAGAATAAATTCTTTAAAGAGAGGTTAATTTATGAATGAAAACATAAAAAAAGTTAATGAAGTATTAGAAGATTTTTATAAGTTATTTTTTAAAACTGAAGATATGGCTCTTAAAAGAGGTATAAAATGCCTTACTCATACTGAACTTCATTTAATAGAAGCTATTGGGCAAGATTCTCTTACCATGAATGAACTGGCAGAAAGAATTGGTATAACTATGGGAACTGCTACTGTAGCTGTTTCAAAACTTACAGAAAAAGGATTTATTGCCCGAGTAAGATCAAACTCTGACAGAAGAAAAGTTTTTGTATCTTTAACACCTAAAGGAGTTAAAGCTTTGACTTATCATAATAATTACCACAAAATGATAATGTCTACTATTACTGAAGATATTGCTGATAAAGATCTTACACATTTCATTGAAGTGTTTGAAGTAATATTAAATGCTCTTAGAGGGAAGACTGATTATTTTAAACCTCTTCTTATTACAGAAT
The Fusobacterium sp. DNA segment above includes these coding regions:
- a CDS encoding MarR family winged helix-turn-helix transcriptional regulator — encoded protein: MNENIKKVNEVLEDFYKLFFKTEDMALKRGIKCLTHTELHLIEAIGQDSLTMNELAERIGITMGTATVAVSKLTEKGFIARVRSNSDRRKVFVSLTPKGVKALTYHNNYHKMIMSTITEDIADKDLTHFIEVFEVILNALRGKTDYFKPLLITEFPIGTKISIVEIKGTPIVQNFFASHGIENFTVLEIMESNDKDNFILKKTDGDLLVLDILDAKNLIGIKNE